The Borrelia sp. HM sequence AAATAGTAAGTCAGAATCAGAGACTTTAAAATTTTTAGATAAATATATAGGAGATTAACTTATGGGATTTTTAAATTTTTTTAAAAAGGCAGCTACTCTAGATTTAATGGCGCCTGTTAGTGGTAAGGTTATTTCAATTGACGGGGTTCCAGATGAAGCTTTTGCTGAAAAAATAGTTGGAGATGGAATTGCTATTATGCCAACTGGAAACGAGTTAGTTGCACCTTGTGATGGTAATATTGGTAAAATTTTTAAAACCAATCATGCTTTTAGTCTTGAAACTAAAGAAGGTATTGAAATTTTTGTACACTTTGGCATTAATACTCTTAATTTGAATGGAAAGGGATTTACAAGGGTTGCTGAAGAGGGTATGAGTGTAAAAAAGGGAGATATTATTATTAGGCTTGATCTTGAATATTTAAAGACTCATGCTGAATCAGTAGTTACTCCTGTTGTTATTGCAAATTCTGATGAAGTTTCAAGCATTGAATATGTGTTTGGAAGACTTGATGATGGTTCTGAATATACATTACTTTCTTCTATTGCTTTAACTGAGGAAATTAAAAACAAGATATCTCAAACTAAGTTTGTTGAAGCAGGTAAAGATGTAGTGCTTAGAATTAAAAAGTAAGTTCACAGCTTTATATACTGTGAACTTAACTTTTATTATATAGTTTTTTCTACTATTTCATTTATAATTTTTATGAATTGACTTGGATTTTTATTTGGCAAACCTGAAGTTATCATTGCTTCTTCAAAAAGGATAATGCTTATTTTTTCCAAATTTTCATCATCTAGATTTTTTAGGTTTTGAATGATTTTATTGTTTGGATTAAGCTCAAGGATAGGCTTTGTTTCTTTAACTTCTTGTCCCATTGATATCATGATTTTTTGCATTTGATAAGTGGGATCAGTGCTGTCAATAATTATTGCTGATGGTTCTTGTGTTAGAGTTGCTGAGAGTGATACATCTTTGACATGATTTTTAAGTATTTCTTTTACTTTATTTAGAATATCTTTAAATTGTTCTTCCATTTGTTTGAAATTTTCATCTTTTAATTCATCGCTTGTTTCGTTTTTGTTTATTGCTTTTAATTTTATTCCATCGTATTCTGTGATGAAGTTTAAAATTGCCTCATCAAGTTCATCGTCCATTATAAGAGTTTCATATCCCTTTTCTTTATAAGCAGTTACTATCGGATTAATTCTAAGTATATTTTCTTTACCACCAGTTATATAATAAATACTTTTTTGGTTCTCAGGCATTCTATCTTTATATTCTTTTAATGATACAAAGCCATCTATATGAGAAGATTTAAATCTAATTAAGGATACAAGCTTATTTCTGTTATCAAAATCTGAATAAACTCCTTCTTTTAAACATCTTCCAAATTCTTTAGAGAATTCATTAAATTTGGAAGGATTGTTTTCGCTTAGCTTTTCAAGTTCGCTTAGTATTTTCTTTACAGAAGATGCTTTGATTTTAGATAATATTTTGTTTTGCTGTAAAATTTCTCTACTTACATTTAGGGGCAAGTCTTGACAATCTATTATACCCTTTATGAACCTTAAGTAATTTGGTAGTAAACTGTCTGCAGAATCTGTAATAAAGATTCTGTTTATAAATAGCTTTACACCGGGTTTAGGGTTTGGATAATATAGATCATAGGGAGCTTTACTTGGAACATAAAAAAGGTTTGTGTATTCAATACTCCCTTCGGCTTTTGTATGAATATGTATTAATGGATTTTCATAATCAAAGGTTAAGTTTTTATAAAATTCGTTGTACTCTTCATCAGTGATTTCATTTTTATTTTTTATCCAAATTGCTGTAGTATCATTTATTTTGTCTTCTTTTTCTTCCAATCCTTCTTGTTTTCCATCTTTCATTAAAGGTTCTGTGTACTTAATAAAAATAGGATAACTAATGTGATTTGAATATTTTTTGATAGTTTCTTGAAGTTTCCATTTATTATTGTATTCAGTTCCTTCTTCATTTAGATAAAGAATTATTTCAGTTCCAATTTCATTTTTTTCTGCTTTGTCTATTTCATATCCTGTTTTTCCGTCACTAGACCAAATATAGGCAACTTCTTCTAAGGCTTTTTTTGTTATAACCTCGACTTTTTCTGCTACAATAAAAGCACTGTAAAATCCAACTCCAAATTGTCCAATTAAACTTGCATCTTTTTTTTCGTCTTTTTTTAAGTTATTTATAAATTCTTTTGTTCCTGATTTTGCAATTGTACCAAGATGATTAATTAGGTCTTCTTGGTTCATTCCAATTCCATTATCTTTTATTGTAATAGTTTTCTCATTGAAGCTTATTTCTATTTTTGGATCTAATTTGATATTTTTAAATTTTTCATCTGTTAAGTTTAAAAATTTAAGTTTGTCAATTGCATCAGAAGCGTTTGATATTAATTCTCTTAAAAATATTTCTTTATGAGAGTAAAGAGAATGTATGATTAAGTAAAGCAAATCATTAACTTCTGTGTCAAAATTTTTTTTCATAAAATTCTCCTATTGTGCATTTGTTTTAATCTTTACTTTTTTTATAATATAACATAATCTAAGAATAATGAATAAAATGAATTTGTCCAGAAATAAATTAGTGGCAGAGGATAATATGATGGATATTGGTATTTATGGACTAGGAGTTATGGGCAGTAATTTGGCATTAAATATTGCTGATAATGGTTTTAATGTTTCTGTTTATAATAGAGATAATGATAGGACAGAGATTTTTATTACAAGTAATGCTCATAAAAAGATTAATGGATTTAAAGATATTAAGGCTTTTATTGGGAGTTTAAAAAAGCCCAGAAAAATTATTTTGATGATATCAAGCTTTGCTGTTGATGAAGTTATTAAACAAATTTTACCTTTAGTTGAAAAATTCGATATTATTATTGATGGTGGAAATTCTCATTATAAGGATACTATGAGAAGGGAGCAAGAACTATCCTCTTATGATATTTATTTTATTGGACTTGGAATGTCAGGAGGTGAGAGTGGTGCGCGATCTGGACCTTCTTTGATGTATGGTGGGAGTAAAAAGGTTTATGAATTAATTGAGCCTATTTTGAATAAGATAGCTGCAAAGACAAGTTCAGGAGATATTTGTTCTGATTATGTTGGTGAGAATGGGGCTGGTCATTATGTCAAGATGGTTCATAATGGAATTGAATATGCAGATATGCAGCTCATTGGCGAAGCATATTTTTTTATGAAGAGAGCTTTTAATTTAGATAATTTAAGAATTTCTGAGGTATTTGAAAAGTGGGGAGAAGGAGACCTTTCTAGTTATTTGATGGAAATAACATCAAAAATTTTAAAATATAAGGAAAATAATGAATATTTACTTGATAAGATTTTGGATGTTGCAAATCAAAAAGGAACAGGAAAGTGGTTATCAATTGAGGCTTTTCATCTAAATGTGCCTGCAAATTTGATTTTTGAATCTGTATTTGCAAGGTTTTTATCTGGATTGAAGCATGAGAGAGTAATTGCTAGTGACATTCTTAAAATGGATTTAGATTTAATTAAATTCGATCTTAGTGATTGGATTTTGGATCTTTATTATGCTCTTTTAGTTACAAAAATATTAGCTTATTCTCAAGGGTTTATGATGCTTAAGACTGCTTCTGCTAATTATGCTTGGGATTTAAATTTGGGAAAAATTTCTTTGATTTGGAGAGAGGGTTGCATAATTAAAAGTGTTTTTTTAGATAAGATTAAATTGGCTTATGATAAAAACCCACATCTTATTAATTTACTTTTTGATGATTATTTTTTAGATATAATAAGAAAACACCATAAATCTTTAAGGCGCGTAGTTTCTCAAGCTAGTAAAATAGGCATTCCACTCCCAGCATTTTATGCAAGTCTTTCTTTTCTAGATTCTTATTCTACTAATTACTTGCCAGCCAACTTAATTCAGGCTCAAAGAGATTTTTTTGGTTCGCATAGTTTTGAAAGGATTGATTCTAAGAGAGGTGAATTTTTCCATAGTACTTGGAAATAATTTAATAATAATAATATGTTATTATTGTCTTTTAAATATAATATTTAACGAATATTCCACCTACGATATTTGTTTTAAGTCCTGCATATATGTAATGATATGCAATAGATTTTGCATTTGACACAAACTCTATTGAAGGGGCTATTTTAGCTCCTATTTCTACTTTTGTTGTTAGATCATATAAAATAGCTATTGGAATTCTAAATCCAAATCCTGTTTCCATGTTTTGAAAGTTTGATTTGTACGATGATATGTGTATATGTACACCAATCCCTGTTCCAAGAGATAATTTTTCTATCAATGGTATTGTAAATATCAGGTCTATAGCTGAGAGTATAAACACATTAAAATTATATTTTTTTGATTTGAGTTTGGAGCCTGACATATTAATACCATTGGTTCCTCCATAGCCTATTTCAAGATCAATAAATGGAAATGACATAATGTAGTTTAATATAGGATTGCCAATGCTTCCTCCAAATCCTATTTTTCTATCTAAGTATGAACTTCTTCCAAATGAATTAACCCATATACCTAACGTTAGTATTACTATTAGCACTAATTGTTTCATTAAGTCCTCATCAATCAAGGTTTATGCATTATTATATGTTATTTTTAATAATTGATAAATTTTATAATAGAAAATTCTTTTTTAATTTGATTTTTTTTTGAGATTTTAGGTGCATATACTTATACTTTCTAAGTAAAAATCATCCATATTTTATATTTATAAATATAAGGTTAGTTTATTTTGCATAATTTTGATGATGAATAACAGCTTGATGGAAGGGGGGATATAATTTTATATATATTAATAATATACCTAGATTGTTTTGCTTAATTTATAAAGAGAAAAGCATTAATTTTACTTTTTCTCTTTATTGGATAAATTTGTTTTAATTATTTAAACCAAAAACGTATTCCCAGTGCTGCAAATATTTCCCATCTAAATCCAACTTTTTGGCTCCAAATATTGATTCCAAGGCCAGGTGCTAATTTTAAAAATACATCAAATTTTTTTTTGGTTATTGCAAGGTTCAAGATCAATGGTAATCTTGCCCCTAGACTTACTGGTCCATTAGTTGTATGGTTCTTTTCCCATTGTGATAGCCATATTGTCCCATAACTACCACATCCAACAGAAAAATCTAAGATATCTGTCCCTGCAAAGTTATTGTTTGTAGAAAATATATAATCTATTGCAAAAAAGAAAGTTTTCCAATCCTCAAAAAGGTTATTTGCTCCACTGTAGATACCAAGATCTACATCAAAATTCCAAATATTGAATTCTAAAACAATTGGGAATGGTAGTAAGATTCCTATGCCGAAATTACCTCTGGTTGTTGATTCTAGATTATGAGTTGTTGATTTGATATTTGTTATTGTCGTTGACTTTAGCTTTGTAATTGTTGATTCTAGATTTGCAAAAGCATATTTTGATAATAGCATGGACATTATTAGAATGAGTGTATGCTTTTTTATCATAAGTTTTTTCCTTCCTTTTTTATCATAAGTTTTGTGTTATTTTTTTTATTATAAATCTTAATCATAGATTTTCATAATTCATTAAGTTTGCAATTAAGATAAAAAAGTTTATTGATTATTTAGTTTTCTATTTATAGTGATAATATGGAAGTGAGTTGTCTTTTAGTAATATGCTTAATTTCACTTTTTTGCATAATTTCAATTGCTTGAAATAAAAGAGCAAATGATTTGTGATGATAGTTATATATAATAATATAGAATATATATATATTTTTTTTATATAATCTATTTAAGTAAAAAAGTATTTATGTTTTATTAGATTTAATTTTAAACACAATTTTTATTGTGGTTGATAGCTTAAACATTAGTTTATATTTGTGTTTGGTATTGAAATTTTTGATTTATAATTGATACATGACATTATATAAGGATATGTGGAGTTTGCATAAAATTGACTATTACTCTCTTTATAATTATTAATTATCTTAATTAAGGGGCATTTATGGAATTAAAAACCAATGTACAAGATAAGTTAAAGTTAAGTCAATATCTTTTATTTAGTTTAGATGAACTTTATGCGATTGAGATTAAGTATGTTGTTGAAGTATTGGAGTATACTAGAATATCAAAAATACCAAGGACCCCTGATTATATGGCAGGAATAATTAATAATAGAGGTAAAATAGTACCGATAATTGATATTAGAAAACAATTTGGTATGGAAGATCGTAAAGTTAATGATGATGGAATTAAAAAGAATAAAAACGTTAGTATTTCAAATATAATTATATTAACTTTGATATATGAAGGAAATGAATTAAATCTTGGAATTCTAGTAGATTATGTTAATGAGGTTCTTGAATTAAATCCATTTGATATTGATGATGCTCCAAAGCTTGGTACTGGATTTAATTCAAGGTTTATATCTGGGATTGGTAGAAATAATAATAGGTTTATTATTATTCTTGATATAGAAAATCTATTTGATATTAAAGAACTCTCAAAGTTTAAAAATACTACAGTCAATCACTCTGATTATGATTAATAGGAGTTTTTAGGTATTATGATTTATAAGCCAGCAGGGGAACTTGTAGTAAATAATATTTTTAAGGTTAAAGAAGACCTTTTAAATATTTTCAAAGAAATGAAAGAAAAAGAGACATTAATTATTAATCTTGCAAATGTAGAAAAAGTGGATGTTACTTTTATACAAATTTTGTATGCTGCCAATAAATATGCTAAAGATAAAAATCTGTTTGTAAAGATAGAATATCCATCTGATGAAGTTTTAAGTTCATTAATATATGGTGGATTTTTAAGTGATATTGAAGATATTGATAATTTAGATTTAGGGTGTAATTTAATTAAATTTTAGTTTTAGATATTTAAGGTCAGTGTATGAATAGTAATGATATGATTGATAAATTTAAAGATTCTTTTAAAGAGGAGTCTGTAGAAAATATTTTAGATATTGAGCAAGCACTTCTTAATATTGAATTTGAATCAGGCAAAGAGGTTATTAAATCTATTTTTCGAAATTTTCATACAATAAAGGGTAGTGCTGGTATGTTTGGATTTAATTTAACAGCTTCTCTTGTGCATGAAATAGAAACGATTCTTGACCCTATAAAGGAAGGCCGTAATTTATTTGATCAAAATATTGTTGATGCTACTTTGATGGCAGTTGATTTTATTCGAGAGCTGATTGAAGGTGATGAGGCTATTAGTGAGATTGCATATAAAGAGCGTGAAAAATTTTTAATAGACGAAATAAAAAAAGGGTTTGGACTTGGTGTTGATTTGGTTTTACCTGCTGTTAAAAAAGAAGAAGTCAGTTCTTCTAGTAATTTAAGTTCTCAAGGAGCTGTATTAGATACATCTTTAGAGGAATATAAATTTGAAGAAGAAGCTTTAAGTGTTGAGACTAAATTTTATAGAATTCTTTTTTTACCTTCAAGGGGAATTTTATTTCATGGGCATAAGCCAATCAATTTTTTAAAAAAATTATTAAATCTTGGTAATGGACAAGTTAGGGCTAGAGTGAAAAATATTCCTAATTTGGAGTTAATATCTGCTGATAATGTTTATGTTGAGTGGGAAGTTAAGTTAGAGACAGAAGAGAGTAAAAAGTCTGTAGAAGATATTTTTATGTTTTTAGATGCACAATCAAAATTTGTTGTTGAAGAAGTTGATATGTCTTATGAAATCCCTGAAGATTTAAAGCTTGATTCTTTAGTAGATAATTTAGATAAAGATATTGATGATGAGATATTTTCTAAGGAAAGGCAAATTTTATCACCATCAAAGGAAATACATAATAAAACTTCTCTTAAAGGCAATGTATT is a genomic window containing:
- the crr gene encoding PTS glucose transporter subunit IIA, with the protein product MGFLNFFKKAATLDLMAPVSGKVISIDGVPDEAFAEKIVGDGIAIMPTGNELVAPCDGNIGKIFKTNHAFSLETKEGIEIFVHFGINTLNLNGKGFTRVAEEGMSVKKGDIIIRLDLEYLKTHAESVVTPVVIANSDEVSSIEYVFGRLDDGSEYTLLSSIALTEEIKNKISQTKFVEAGKDVVLRIKK
- the htpG gene encoding molecular chaperone HtpG, giving the protein MKKNFDTEVNDLLYLIIHSLYSHKEIFLRELISNASDAIDKLKFLNLTDEKFKNIKLDPKIEISFNEKTITIKDNGIGMNQEDLINHLGTIAKSGTKEFINNLKKDEKKDASLIGQFGVGFYSAFIVAEKVEVITKKALEEVAYIWSSDGKTGYEIDKAEKNEIGTEIILYLNEEGTEYNNKWKLQETIKKYSNHISYPIFIKYTEPLMKDGKQEGLEEKEDKINDTTAIWIKNKNEITDEEYNEFYKNLTFDYENPLIHIHTKAEGSIEYTNLFYVPSKAPYDLYYPNPKPGVKLFINRIFITDSADSLLPNYLRFIKGIIDCQDLPLNVSREILQQNKILSKIKASSVKKILSELEKLSENNPSKFNEFSKEFGRCLKEGVYSDFDNRNKLVSLIRFKSSHIDGFVSLKEYKDRMPENQKSIYYITGGKENILRINPIVTAYKEKGYETLIMDDELDEAILNFITEYDGIKLKAINKNETSDELKDENFKQMEEQFKDILNKVKEILKNHVKDVSLSATLTQEPSAIIIDSTDPTYQMQKIMISMGQEVKETKPILELNPNNKIIQNLKNLDDENLEKISIILFEEAMITSGLPNKNPSQFIKIINEIVEKTI
- the gnd gene encoding decarboxylating NADP(+)-dependent phosphogluconate dehydrogenase gives rise to the protein MDIGIYGLGVMGSNLALNIADNGFNVSVYNRDNDRTEIFITSNAHKKINGFKDIKAFIGSLKKPRKIILMISSFAVDEVIKQILPLVEKFDIIIDGGNSHYKDTMRREQELSSYDIYFIGLGMSGGESGARSGPSLMYGGSKKVYELIEPILNKIAAKTSSGDICSDYVGENGAGHYVKMVHNGIEYADMQLIGEAYFFMKRAFNLDNLRISEVFEKWGEGDLSSYLMEITSKILKYKENNEYLLDKILDVANQKGTGKWLSIEAFHLNVPANLIFESVFARFLSGLKHERVIASDILKMDLDLIKFDLSDWILDLYYALLVTKILAYSQGFMMLKTASANYAWDLNLGKISLIWREGCIIKSVFLDKIKLAYDKNPHLINLLFDDYFLDIIRKHHKSLRRVVSQASKIGIPLPAFYASLSFLDSYSTNYLPANLIQAQRDFFGSHSFERIDSKRGEFFHSTWK
- a CDS encoding DUF3996 domain-containing protein — protein: MKQLVLIVILTLGIWVNSFGRSSYLDRKIGFGGSIGNPILNYIMSFPFIDLEIGYGGTNGINMSGSKLKSKKYNFNVFILSAIDLIFTIPLIEKLSLGTGIGVHIHISSYKSNFQNMETGFGFRIPIAILYDLTTKVEIGAKIAPSIEFVSNAKSIAYHYIYAGLKTNIVGGIFVKYYI
- a CDS encoding DUF3996 domain-containing protein is translated as MIKKHTLILIMSMLLSKYAFANLESTITKLKSTTITNIKSTTHNLESTTRGNFGIGILLPFPIVLEFNIWNFDVDLGIYSGANNLFEDWKTFFFAIDYIFSTNNNFAGTDILDFSVGCGSYGTIWLSQWEKNHTTNGPVSLGARLPLILNLAITKKKFDVFLKLAPGLGINIWSQKVGFRWEIFAALGIRFWFK
- a CDS encoding chemotaxis protein CheW, with the protein product MELKTNVQDKLKLSQYLLFSLDELYAIEIKYVVEVLEYTRISKIPRTPDYMAGIINNRGKIVPIIDIRKQFGMEDRKVNDDGIKKNKNVSISNIIILTLIYEGNELNLGILVDYVNEVLELNPFDIDDAPKLGTGFNSRFISGIGRNNNRFIIILDIENLFDIKELSKFKNTTVNHSDYD
- a CDS encoding STAS domain-containing protein; this translates as MIYKPAGELVVNNIFKVKEDLLNIFKEMKEKETLIINLANVEKVDVTFIQILYAANKYAKDKNLFVKIEYPSDEVLSSLIYGGFLSDIEDIDNLDLGCNLIKF